In Limnobaculum parvum, one DNA window encodes the following:
- a CDS encoding adenylyltransferase/cytidyltransferase family protein, protein MKRVITFGTFDVFHIGHINILERAAQFGEHLVVGVSSDKLNFSKKNRYPIYNEKDRVRIISSMRVVNEVFIEESLELKLEYIKKYRADVLVMGDDWEGRFDWVKDTCNVIYLPRTPSISTTEIIEVVKTTR, encoded by the coding sequence ATGAAAAGAGTAATAACATTTGGTACGTTTGATGTGTTTCATATTGGGCATATAAATATACTTGAACGAGCAGCTCAATTTGGTGAGCATTTAGTTGTTGGCGTGTCATCAGACAAACTGAATTTTTCAAAGAAGAATAGATATCCTATTTATAATGAAAAGGATAGAGTGAGAATTATCTCGTCAATGAGAGTTGTTAATGAAGTCTTTATAGAAGAATCTTTAGAATTGAAATTGGAGTATATAAAGAAGTATAGGGCTGATGTATTAGTTATGGGAGATGATTGGGAAGGGCGTTTTGACTGGGTTAAAGATACGTGTAACGTAATTTATTTACCAAGAACACCATCAATATCAACTACTGAAATAATAGAAGTTGTTAAGACAACTAGGTAA